In the genome of Bradyrhizobium arachidis, one region contains:
- a CDS encoding CehA/McbA family metallohydrolase produces the protein MKTPSSPHFTPVDLKRYFNARRANTGEGFAARPGDTGWIDSLRGLQTHRGMPFLFGTETGPDVLELRPGASPAVIALPRATASYVLFVQVVADRPTTSPEGFGEIGPATLPVEGNPLGDRVATYGLRYADGSETDVPVLRRFAIQQNHISWSASAFAALPLRGPIVHASTGEDFILGRAPGACFFQGEARTQSGRMDRQGENLWLYALPNPYPNKELSALSLHAEQEISLVFAVTTTTLTQHPLRLQGRRKLKVRLPPGAHLNKLGELDVDDRGEQIGMDLGTVISARAVLEYSRADWLGAKVDVQPVRSANEVIVEYSAHPDARLYLRSDDGRLHMFELRSLEGGGNEGGASLNVAAVEPATRPVKIRIVEKGSGVRVAARLHVHGAHGEYLPPKGHHRKVNTGRFEDFSGEFANGLNQYAYVDGSCEADLPLGPVFVEISRGFEVRPLRTIVEITATTDNLTFELDRVLRWREEGWVSSDTHVHFLSPQTALLEGKAEDVNVVNLLAAQWGELFTNVADFDGRTTIGAKDFGGDGEFLVRVGTENRMQVLGHISLLGYEGEMINPLSCGGSNEAAIGHVLEATMADWAERCRQQGGLVVMPHAPNPQAERAADIVLGLVDAIEMMSFNPRAAQISAFGLADWYRYLNIGCHLPLVAGSDKMDAAALLGGSRTYVRLGQRDFTYRNWMDAVRSGDTFITVGPLVEMIVEGRRPGGTVVLPRSGGTLTINWRIESVSVPPARVELICNGTVLEEIRCGGLSCKGQLSVPISDSCWIALRARGSVAGREADIAAHTSAVYVKVGEMPIFATADAVSVLAQIEGSIAYMDTLAPKSDEARHARLRAALELAHHRLHHRLHELGASHHHAPVHSVHVEREH, from the coding sequence ATGAAAACACCTTCATCGCCGCACTTCACGCCTGTGGACCTGAAGCGATATTTCAACGCCAGGCGCGCAAATACGGGTGAAGGGTTCGCGGCCCGCCCGGGTGATACGGGCTGGATCGATTCGCTTCGTGGGCTCCAGACTCATCGCGGCATGCCCTTTCTGTTCGGCACCGAAACAGGGCCGGATGTGCTGGAACTGCGCCCCGGGGCCTCTCCTGCCGTAATTGCGTTGCCGCGGGCAACGGCGAGCTATGTGCTGTTCGTGCAAGTGGTCGCAGACCGCCCCACTACAAGTCCCGAGGGTTTCGGAGAGATCGGCCCTGCTACGCTGCCTGTTGAAGGTAATCCACTCGGCGACCGGGTGGCGACATACGGGCTCCGCTATGCCGACGGCAGCGAGACCGACGTGCCGGTGCTGCGCCGCTTCGCGATCCAGCAGAACCACATCTCCTGGAGTGCGAGTGCGTTCGCCGCCCTGCCGCTACGCGGCCCCATCGTGCATGCAAGCACGGGCGAGGACTTTATACTCGGCAGAGCGCCGGGGGCGTGCTTCTTCCAGGGCGAGGCCCGCACCCAATCGGGACGCATGGATCGACAAGGTGAGAACCTGTGGCTTTACGCGCTCCCGAACCCCTATCCGAACAAGGAGCTTTCGGCGCTAAGCTTGCACGCGGAACAGGAAATCTCGCTTGTCTTTGCGGTGACCACGACCACGCTCACCCAGCACCCGTTGCGCCTCCAGGGCCGTCGCAAGCTGAAGGTAAGGCTGCCGCCCGGGGCTCATCTCAATAAGCTTGGCGAGCTCGATGTCGACGATCGAGGCGAGCAGATCGGCATGGACCTCGGCACAGTCATCTCGGCCCGCGCAGTGCTCGAGTACTCCAGAGCGGATTGGCTGGGCGCCAAAGTTGATGTGCAACCCGTGCGCTCCGCCAACGAAGTCATCGTTGAGTACTCCGCGCATCCCGACGCAAGGCTCTATCTGCGCTCCGACGATGGCCGCTTGCATATGTTCGAGCTTCGGTCGTTGGAAGGCGGCGGTAACGAAGGCGGCGCCTCGCTTAATGTGGCCGCAGTCGAACCGGCCACAAGGCCGGTCAAGATCCGCATCGTGGAGAAGGGCAGCGGGGTGCGTGTTGCCGCGCGGCTGCATGTCCATGGTGCGCACGGAGAGTATCTGCCACCCAAGGGACATCACCGCAAGGTCAATACCGGCAGGTTCGAGGACTTTTCGGGCGAATTTGCCAATGGGCTGAACCAGTACGCCTACGTGGACGGCAGCTGCGAGGCGGACCTGCCGCTCGGGCCCGTGTTCGTAGAGATCAGCAGGGGTTTTGAGGTGCGCCCGCTGCGCACCATCGTCGAAATCACCGCAACGACGGACAATCTCACCTTTGAGCTCGACCGTGTGCTGCGCTGGCGCGAAGAGGGATGGGTCAGCTCTGATACGCACGTTCATTTCCTGAGCCCGCAGACGGCGCTGCTTGAGGGCAAGGCGGAGGATGTCAACGTCGTCAACCTGCTCGCCGCACAGTGGGGCGAGCTATTCACCAACGTCGCCGATTTCGACGGGCGCACGACGATCGGGGCAAAGGATTTCGGCGGGGACGGGGAATTCCTGGTTCGGGTCGGCACGGAGAACCGGATGCAGGTTCTGGGGCACATATCGCTGCTCGGCTACGAAGGTGAGATGATCAATCCGCTCTCCTGCGGCGGGTCCAACGAAGCTGCGATCGGCCATGTTCTGGAAGCGACCATGGCCGACTGGGCGGAGCGCTGCCGTCAGCAAGGGGGCCTGGTCGTGATGCCGCATGCGCCGAACCCGCAGGCGGAACGTGCGGCCGATATTGTGCTCGGCCTTGTTGACGCCATCGAAATGATGTCGTTCAACCCGCGGGCCGCGCAGATCAGCGCATTTGGTCTTGCCGACTGGTATCGCTACCTCAATATCGGGTGCCATCTGCCGCTGGTGGCCGGCTCCGACAAGATGGACGCGGCCGCACTCCTCGGGGGCTCGCGGACCTATGTGCGGCTGGGCCAACGCGACTTCACGTATCGCAACTGGATGGATGCCGTGCGCAGCGGGGACACGTTCATCACGGTCGGGCCTCTGGTTGAGATGATCGTTGAAGGACGCCGCCCTGGAGGCACGGTGGTCCTTCCCCGTTCAGGCGGCACCCTCACGATCAACTGGCGGATTGAATCAGTCAGCGTTCCGCCGGCACGAGTGGAGCTCATATGTAACGGCACGGTCCTCGAGGAGATTCGATGCGGGGGCTTATCGTGCAAGGGGCAGCTCTCCGTGCCCATTAGCGATTCATGTTGGATCGCACTGCGCGCTCGGGGCAGTGTCGCCGGACGCGAGGCCGACATTGCGGCGCACACCAGTGCGGTATATGTCAAAGTAGGCGAGATGCCCATCTTTGCCACCGCGGATGCAGTCTCGGTCCTTGCACAAATCGAGGGATCGATCGCCTATATGGACACGCTTGCTCCCAAGTCCGATGAAGCGCGACACGCGCGACTGCGAGCTGCCCTGGAGCTTGCGCATCATCGCTTGCATCATAGACTGCACGAACTCGGCGCCAGCCACCATCACGCGCCCGTTCATTCCGTTCACGTTGAACGCGAGCATTGA
- a CDS encoding LacI family DNA-binding transcriptional regulator, protein MDKKPVIAPKGRQQPRVKIEDVARKANVSPATVSRVLNHPDIVRPELRDRVMRHINDLAYTRDSAARALKSGRMRTVGVIVPTLALGIFAEGVEALQNRLSESGYTLFIANSQYDQRRELQELQSLIERGIDGIVLVGASHGRELRSLIEQAGVPVITTYVAKAGGGIPAIGIDNESATREMTEYLLRLGHVRFGAIANVVAASNDRSRARLEGIQRALSDAGLPLKPTQIVKADYSLAQGRSALRQLLTDHPDTTAVICTTDTLAIGAMAEARKMGLAVPATLSITGFDDVELAAQMDPPLTTVSVPAAEIGRGAADYLINAIAGSPVPRSVVLPYRLVMRSSSAPPRSSVRPARRGRSRDH, encoded by the coding sequence ATGGACAAGAAACCTGTAATCGCGCCAAAAGGCCGCCAGCAGCCGCGCGTGAAGATCGAGGACGTTGCTCGGAAGGCAAATGTGTCGCCGGCGACGGTATCGCGGGTGCTCAATCACCCCGATATCGTACGGCCGGAGCTTCGCGACAGGGTCATGCGGCATATCAATGACCTCGCCTACACGCGCGATAGCGCAGCCAGAGCATTAAAATCGGGACGCATGCGGACCGTCGGCGTCATCGTTCCGACGCTGGCGCTCGGTATCTTTGCAGAAGGGGTCGAAGCGCTCCAGAACCGCCTCAGCGAAAGCGGCTACACGCTTTTCATTGCGAATTCGCAATATGACCAGCGGCGTGAACTTCAGGAACTTCAAAGTCTCATTGAACGTGGCATCGATGGAATCGTGCTGGTCGGAGCTTCCCACGGACGGGAGCTGAGGAGCCTGATCGAACAGGCAGGCGTTCCCGTCATCACCACCTATGTTGCCAAGGCCGGCGGCGGCATCCCCGCGATCGGAATCGACAACGAAAGCGCCACCCGCGAGATGACAGAGTATCTGCTAAGGCTTGGACACGTCCGTTTCGGCGCAATTGCCAACGTTGTTGCTGCGTCAAACGACAGATCCCGCGCCAGGCTCGAGGGAATTCAGCGCGCGCTCTCGGACGCCGGCCTCCCGCTCAAGCCAACCCAGATCGTCAAGGCCGATTATTCGCTTGCCCAAGGCCGTAGTGCCCTTCGTCAACTCCTCACCGATCATCCGGACACGACAGCAGTCATCTGCACCACCGACACGCTTGCCATCGGTGCAATGGCAGAGGCTCGCAAGATGGGTCTGGCCGTACCGGCCACGCTTTCCATCACAGGATTTGACGATGTGGAGCTGGCGGCGCAAATGGACCCGCCGCTCACAACGGTCAGTGTTCCGGCAGCAGAAATCGGCCGGGGAGCCGCCGATTATCTCATCAATGCCATCGCTGGAAGTCCTGTCCCGAGAAGTGTCGTGTTGCCTTATCGGCTGGTCATGCGCTCATCGAGCGCGCCGCCGCGGTCCAGCGTCCGTCCCGCCCGGCGTGGGCGTAGTCGAGATCATTGA